The Streptomyces kanamyceticus genome window below encodes:
- a CDS encoding ATP-binding protein: MENDGRGSCLPPRGEGTVPYEGVWRFTAPAVDASVPQARHAVRDLLARQGVPASDDLIHGLLVIVSELVTNAVRHAALLSPMLAVEVAVGAEWVRVSVEDNHPYRPTALVADHGQTGGRGLLLVREITAEAGGACDVEHTASGGKVIWAALPLKPDED, translated from the coding sequence ATGGAGAACGACGGGAGGGGGTCCTGCCTACCTCCCAGGGGGGAGGGAACGGTCCCGTACGAGGGTGTCTGGCGCTTCACCGCCCCCGCAGTCGACGCCTCCGTGCCCCAGGCGCGGCACGCCGTGCGGGATCTGCTCGCCAGGCAGGGAGTACCCGCGTCCGACGACCTCATTCATGGCCTGCTGGTCATCGTCTCCGAACTGGTCACCAACGCGGTGCGGCATGCGGCTCTGCTCTCGCCGATGCTCGCCGTGGAAGTGGCGGTCGGCGCCGAATGGGTGCGGGTCTCCGTGGAGGACAACCACCCCTACCGCCCGACGGCCCTGGTGGCGGACCACGGCCAGACGGGCGGGCGGGGGCTGCTGCTCGTCCGCGAGATCACGGCGGAGGCGGGCGGCGCCTGCGACGTCGAGCACACGGCGAGCGGGGGCAAGGTCATCTGGGCGGCCCTGCCCCTGAAGCCCGACGAGGATTAG
- the galE gene encoding UDP-glucose 4-epimerase GalE — MTWLITGGAGYIGAHVARVMAAAGEDVVVLDDISSGVPRRLPGDVPLIKGSSLDAELLRRVFAEHDVTGIVHLAARKQVGESVEQPLRYYRENLGGLTTLLEAAAEAGVRRFVFSSSAAVYGNPPDVDLVSEDTPCVPVSPYGETKLAGEWLVRAAGRAHGMATVCLRYFNVAGSASPELADTGVYNVIPMVFDRLTRDEAPRIFGDTHPTPDGTCVRDYIHVSDLAEAHLAAARRLASADGGDLTVNIGRGEGVSVRELVTLIGEVSGDRRPAVVEPMRAGDAPRAVADASLAARELGWAARRGVREMVDSAWAGWCLHHPGAPRV; from the coding sequence ATGACATGGCTGATCACAGGCGGAGCAGGATATATCGGGGCACATGTGGCGCGGGTGATGGCCGCTGCCGGGGAGGACGTCGTCGTACTCGACGACATTTCCTCGGGGGTGCCGCGGCGGCTGCCGGGGGACGTCCCGCTCATCAAGGGCTCATCGCTCGACGCGGAGCTGCTGCGCCGGGTCTTCGCCGAACACGACGTGACGGGCATCGTGCACCTGGCCGCCCGCAAGCAGGTCGGGGAGTCCGTGGAGCAGCCGCTGCGCTACTACCGGGAGAACCTGGGCGGCCTGACGACGCTGCTCGAAGCGGCGGCCGAGGCCGGTGTGCGGCGGTTCGTGTTCTCCTCGTCGGCCGCGGTGTACGGCAACCCGCCGGACGTGGACCTGGTCTCCGAGGACACCCCGTGCGTTCCGGTGAGCCCGTACGGCGAGACGAAGCTCGCCGGTGAGTGGCTGGTGCGGGCGGCCGGGCGGGCGCACGGCATGGCGACCGTGTGCCTGCGCTACTTCAACGTGGCGGGCTCGGCGAGCCCCGAGCTCGCGGACACCGGTGTCTACAACGTGATCCCGATGGTCTTCGACCGGCTGACCCGCGACGAGGCGCCGCGGATCTTCGGCGACACCCATCCGACCCCGGACGGCACCTGCGTGCGGGACTACATCCACGTGTCCGACCTCGCGGAGGCCCATCTGGCGGCGGCCCGTCGGCTCGCGAGCGCCGACGGGGGCGATCTGACGGTGAACATCGGCAGGGGCGAGGGTGTTTCCGTACGCGAACTGGTCACCCTCATCGGCGAGGTGAGCGGCGACCGCCGCCCCGCCGTGGTGGAGCCGATGCGCGCCGGGGACGCCCCGCGCGCCGTCGCCGACGCCTCGCTCGCCGCGCGCGAACTGGGCTGGGCCGCCCGGCGCGGGGTGCGCGAGATGGTCGATTCGGCGTGGGCGGGATGGTGTCTGCACCACCCGGGAGCCCCTCGCGTGTGA
- a CDS encoding DUF5941 domain-containing protein, with amino-acid sequence MSTAILTGQPVPGSPLEGDLRSLGFDVRVASDAADAETLLAAVPVDQRVAVVDARFVGHVHALRLGLTDPRFATAAVPGAVTAKPEARRELTSALRATAGTAGGVVTLDALPDSIASALESADAAVHRPELGTLVATVPSDPQARNEARQAVAAVDDEAVRLRTAVKSRDGFFTTYCISPYSRYLARWCARRGLTPNQVTTASLLTALIAAGCAATGTRGGFVAAGLLLLFSFVLDCTDGQLARYSLQYSTLGAWLDATFDRAKEYAYYAGLALGAARGGDDVWALALGAMVLQTCRHVVDFSFNEANHDATANTSPTAALSDKLDSVGWTVWVRRMIVLPIGERWAMIAVLTAVTTPRVTLVVLIIGCALAACYTTAGRVLRSLTRKATRTDRAALALGELADNGPLASAFAALKRTGLPVPAPVIAFVGGAAVVAVAAFTSYGSPWVVVAAVAYVITSGLALSRSLKAPLDWLVPPFFRAAEYGTVLVLAAKADVNGALPAAFGLVAAVAYHHYDTVYRIKGGTGAPPRWLVRAIGGQEGRTLVVVLAAALLPTTDFTVALTALAVAVALVVLVESIRFWVSSGAPAVHDEGEPA; translated from the coding sequence CTGTCGACCGCCATCCTCACCGGACAGCCGGTCCCCGGGTCGCCGCTCGAAGGTGATCTGCGGTCCCTCGGCTTCGACGTGCGGGTCGCCTCGGACGCGGCGGACGCGGAGACGCTGCTCGCGGCGGTGCCCGTCGACCAGCGGGTCGCGGTCGTCGACGCGCGCTTCGTCGGCCACGTCCACGCCCTGCGCCTCGGTCTCACCGACCCCCGCTTCGCCACCGCGGCGGTGCCCGGCGCCGTCACGGCCAAGCCCGAGGCCCGCAGGGAACTGACGAGCGCCCTGCGCGCCACGGCGGGAACCGCGGGCGGCGTCGTGACGCTCGACGCGCTCCCCGACTCGATCGCCTCGGCGCTGGAGTCGGCCGACGCCGCCGTGCACCGCCCCGAGCTCGGCACCCTCGTCGCCACCGTGCCCAGCGACCCGCAGGCCCGCAACGAGGCACGGCAGGCCGTCGCCGCCGTCGACGACGAGGCCGTACGCCTGCGCACCGCGGTCAAGTCGCGGGACGGCTTCTTCACGACGTACTGCATCTCCCCGTACTCCCGCTACCTCGCCCGCTGGTGCGCCCGCCGGGGCCTGACCCCGAACCAGGTCACCACGGCCTCGCTGCTCACCGCGCTGATCGCGGCGGGCTGCGCGGCGACCGGCACCCGCGGCGGCTTCGTCGCGGCGGGCCTCCTCCTCCTCTTCTCCTTCGTCCTGGACTGCACGGACGGGCAGCTCGCCCGCTACTCCCTGCAGTACTCGACGCTCGGCGCCTGGCTGGACGCGACGTTCGACCGCGCCAAGGAGTACGCCTACTACGCGGGCCTCGCGCTCGGCGCGGCCCGCGGCGGCGACGACGTATGGGCACTGGCGCTCGGCGCGATGGTCCTGCAGACCTGTCGGCACGTCGTGGACTTCTCCTTCAACGAGGCGAACCACGACGCCACCGCCAACACCAGCCCCACCGCCGCCCTCTCGGACAAGCTCGACAGCGTCGGGTGGACGGTCTGGGTGCGCCGGATGATAGTGCTGCCGATCGGCGAGCGCTGGGCGATGATCGCCGTGCTCACCGCGGTCACCACCCCGCGCGTCACCCTCGTCGTCCTGATCATCGGCTGCGCGCTCGCCGCCTGCTACACCACGGCAGGACGCGTCCTTCGCTCGCTGACCCGCAAGGCGACCCGCACCGACCGCGCCGCGCTCGCCCTCGGCGAGCTCGCCGACAACGGCCCGCTGGCCTCGGCGTTCGCCGCGCTCAAGCGGACGGGCCTGCCGGTGCCCGCGCCCGTCATCGCCTTCGTCGGCGGCGCCGCGGTGGTCGCGGTGGCCGCCTTCACCTCCTACGGCAGCCCGTGGGTGGTCGTCGCCGCCGTGGCCTACGTCATCACCTCGGGCCTCGCGCTCTCGCGCTCCCTCAAGGCCCCCCTCGACTGGCTGGTGCCGCCGTTCTTCCGGGCGGCCGAGTACGGCACGGTCCTGGTACTGGCGGCCAAAGCCGATGTGAACGGAGCGCTGCCCGCGGCTTTCGGGCTGGTGGCCGCGGTCGCCTACCATCACTACGACACGGTGTACCGCATCAAGGGCGGCACCGGCGCGCCCCCGCGCTGGCTGGTGCGGGCCATCGGCGGCCAAGAAGGCAGGACCCTCGTGGTCGTGCTCGCCGCCGCCCTGCTGCCCACCACAGATTTCACCGTCGCGCTCACGGCACTCGCCGTGGCCGTGGCACTCGTGGTGCTCGTCGAGAGCATCCGCTTCTGGGTCTCCTCCGGAGCACCCGCCGTACACGATGAAGGAGAACCCGCATGA
- the idi gene encoding isopentenyl-diphosphate Delta-isomerase has translation MPITPATATNSSSNGTGEAILLELVDEDGRTIGTAEKLSAHQAPGQLHRAFSVFLFDEQGRLLLQQRALGKYHSPGVWSNTCCGHPYPGEAPFAAAARRTYEELGVSPSLLAEAGTVRYNHPDPDSGLVEQEFNHLFVGMVQSPLRPDPSEVGETAFVTAEELAARHAQGPFSAWFMTVLDAARPAIKELTGPSAGW, from the coding sequence ATGCCGATCACACCTGCCACCGCGACGAACAGCTCGTCGAACGGCACCGGAGAAGCGATCTTGCTCGAACTCGTCGACGAGGACGGCAGGACGATCGGCACAGCGGAGAAACTCTCCGCGCATCAGGCGCCCGGGCAGCTGCACCGGGCGTTCTCCGTTTTCCTCTTCGACGAACAGGGGCGGCTGCTCCTGCAGCAGCGCGCGCTCGGCAAGTACCACTCCCCCGGCGTCTGGTCGAACACCTGCTGCGGGCACCCGTACCCCGGCGAGGCGCCGTTCGCCGCGGCCGCCCGGCGTACGTACGAGGAGCTGGGGGTCTCGCCCTCGCTGCTCGCCGAGGCGGGCACGGTGCGCTACAACCACCCGGACCCGGACTCGGGCCTGGTGGAGCAGGAGTTCAACCACCTCTTCGTCGGCATGGTCCAGTCGCCGCTGCGCCCCGACCCCTCCGAGGTCGGCGAGACCGCGTTCGTGACCGCGGAGGAGCTCGCGGCCCGGCACGCGCAGGGCCCGTTCTCCGCCTGGTTCATGACCGTCCTCGACGCCGCGCGCCCCGCGATCAAGGAGCTGACCGGCCCCTCAGCGGGCTGGTAG
- a CDS encoding phosphocholine cytidylyltransferase family protein has product MIGLVLAAGAGRRLRPYTDTLPKALVPVGPEGNEDSLTVLDLTLGNFAEIGLTEVAIIVGYRKEAVYERKAALEAKYNLKLTLIDNDKAEEWNNAYSLWCGRDSIKHSVILANGDTVHPVSVEKTLLAARGDGKKIILALDTVKNLADEEMKVIVDPAKGVQKITKLMDPATATGEYIGVTLIEGEAADELADALKTTFERDPDLYYEDGYQELVNRGFKIDVAPIGDVKWVEIDNHEDLAKGREIACQY; this is encoded by the coding sequence ATGATCGGCCTCGTGCTGGCGGCCGGCGCCGGACGGCGTCTTCGCCCCTACACCGACACCCTGCCCAAGGCCCTGGTGCCGGTGGGTCCGGAGGGCAACGAGGACAGCCTCACCGTCCTGGACCTCACCCTCGGCAACTTCGCCGAGATCGGCCTGACCGAGGTCGCGATCATCGTCGGGTACCGCAAGGAGGCGGTCTACGAGCGCAAGGCGGCGCTCGAGGCCAAGTACAACCTCAAGCTGACCCTGATCGACAACGACAAGGCCGAGGAGTGGAACAACGCCTACTCCCTGTGGTGCGGCCGTGACTCGATCAAGCACTCGGTGATCCTCGCCAACGGCGACACCGTGCACCCGGTCTCCGTCGAGAAGACGCTGCTCGCCGCCCGCGGCGACGGCAAGAAGATCATCCTCGCCCTCGACACGGTGAAGAACCTCGCCGACGAGGAGATGAAGGTCATCGTGGACCCCGCCAAGGGCGTCCAGAAGATCACCAAGCTCATGGACCCGGCGACGGCCACCGGTGAGTACATCGGCGTCACCCTCATCGAGGGCGAGGCGGCCGACGAGCTCGCCGACGCGCTGAAGACCACCTTCGAGCGCGACCCCGACCTCTACTACGAGGACGGCTACCAGGAGCTCGTGAACCGCGGCTTCAAGATCGACGTGGCGCCGATCGGTGACGTCAAGTGGGTCGAGATCGACAACCACGAGGACCTCGCCAAGGGCCGGGAGATCGCGTGCCAGTACTGA
- a CDS encoding enoyl-CoA hydratase/isomerase family protein has product MEPQLRHTVTDGVATVVIDHPAKRNAMTTRMWGQVPPLFAGLAADPAVRAVVLTGAGDTFCAGADISSLRESAGSAQDLAVRAEEALAAFPKPTLAVVRGYCVGGGCQLAAACDLRFAADDASFGVTPAKLGIVYPASTTRRLVSLVGPATAKYLLFSGELIDTERALRTGLVDEVLPADELDKRVAEFTRVLAARSQLTQAAAKEFAAGRADRDAYWAEQARGSDDTAEGVAAFLERRRPRFTWSPAAD; this is encoded by the coding sequence ATGGAGCCGCAGCTGAGGCACACCGTCACGGACGGCGTCGCCACCGTCGTCATCGATCACCCGGCCAAGCGCAATGCCATGACCACGCGGATGTGGGGCCAGGTGCCGCCGCTCTTCGCGGGGCTCGCCGCCGACCCCGCCGTACGCGCGGTCGTGCTCACCGGGGCGGGCGACACCTTCTGCGCGGGCGCCGACATCTCCTCGCTCCGGGAGTCGGCCGGGTCCGCCCAGGACCTCGCGGTGCGGGCCGAGGAGGCCCTGGCGGCCTTCCCCAAGCCGACGCTCGCCGTGGTGCGGGGCTACTGCGTGGGCGGCGGCTGCCAGCTGGCCGCGGCGTGCGACCTGAGGTTCGCGGCCGATGACGCCTCCTTCGGGGTCACCCCGGCGAAGCTCGGCATCGTGTACCCGGCGTCGACCACCCGGCGCCTGGTGTCGCTCGTGGGGCCCGCCACCGCCAAGTACCTGCTCTTCTCGGGCGAGTTGATCGACACCGAGCGGGCCCTGCGCACCGGCCTGGTGGACGAGGTGCTGCCCGCGGACGAACTCGACAAGCGGGTCGCGGAGTTCACCCGGGTCCTCGCCGCGCGCTCCCAGCTCACCCAGGCGGCGGCGAAGGAGTTCGCGGCGGGCCGCGCGGACCGGGACGCGTACTGGGCGGAGCAGGCGCGCGGCAGCGACGACACCGCCGAGGGTGTCGCCGCCTTCCTGGAGCGCAGGCGGCCGCGCTTCACGTGGAGCCCGGCCGCCGACTGA
- a CDS encoding bifunctional class I SAM-dependent methyltransferase/N-acetyltransferase encodes MSDNTSSIHDAFFALHHGLPRQGPGSDATTRQLLSLVGALPERPRVLDLGCGPGRAALLLAAETGAEVTAVDLHEPFLDELRASAKARGLAGSITAVNADMTELPHPDGSFDLIWAESSVYNIGFDTALRAWRRLLAPGGALVVTECEWTTAGPSAAARAFWDQHYPLRTGEENLRAATGAGYSVLGVHAQPESDWDEYYGPLAARADAAEPAAPGMAEALAATREEIAMRREHGTEFGYAGYVLRPVDAWPCRPETGSDVAAVHAVNAAAFDTEDEADLVDALRGDADAWLPGLSYVAQAPDGEVAAHALITRCRVDGAPALALAPCAVLPKYQRTGAGSAVIRAVLDAARARGERLVLVLGHPEYYPRFGFSPASGYGIRPGFEVPDEAMMALVLNGPDDSSCVPRGTISYPAAFGV; translated from the coding sequence TTGTCTGACAACACTTCCAGCATCCACGACGCCTTCTTCGCCCTGCACCACGGTCTGCCGCGGCAGGGCCCGGGCTCCGACGCCACAACCCGGCAGCTGCTCTCCCTCGTGGGGGCACTGCCCGAGCGTCCGCGCGTGCTCGACCTGGGCTGCGGCCCGGGCCGCGCCGCGCTCCTGCTCGCCGCCGAGACCGGCGCCGAGGTGACCGCCGTCGATCTGCACGAGCCGTTCCTCGACGAGCTCCGCGCGTCCGCCAAGGCGCGCGGGCTCGCCGGATCGATCACCGCCGTCAACGCCGACATGACCGAACTCCCCCATCCGGACGGTTCGTTCGACCTCATCTGGGCGGAGAGCTCGGTCTACAACATCGGCTTCGACACCGCCCTGCGCGCCTGGCGCCGACTGCTCGCCCCCGGTGGGGCACTCGTCGTCACCGAGTGCGAGTGGACGACCGCCGGTCCTTCCGCCGCCGCGCGCGCGTTCTGGGACCAGCACTACCCGCTGCGTACGGGCGAGGAGAACCTCCGGGCCGCCACCGGCGCCGGTTACTCCGTGCTCGGCGTGCACGCGCAGCCCGAGTCCGACTGGGACGAGTACTACGGGCCGCTGGCCGCCCGCGCGGACGCCGCGGAACCGGCGGCTCCGGGCATGGCCGAGGCGCTCGCCGCCACGCGCGAGGAGATCGCGATGCGGCGCGAGCACGGAACGGAGTTCGGCTACGCGGGCTACGTCCTGCGTCCCGTGGACGCGTGGCCCTGTCGGCCCGAGACCGGCTCCGACGTCGCCGCCGTGCACGCCGTGAACGCCGCCGCCTTCGACACCGAGGACGAGGCCGACCTGGTCGACGCGCTGCGCGGGGACGCCGATGCCTGGCTGCCCGGCCTGTCGTACGTCGCGCAGGCGCCGGACGGCGAGGTCGCGGCACACGCGCTGATCACCCGCTGCCGGGTGGACGGGGCACCCGCCCTCGCCCTCGCCCCCTGCGCCGTCCTGCCGAAGTACCAGCGGACGGGGGCCGGTTCGGCCGTCATCCGCGCGGTGCTCGACGCGGCACGCGCGCGTGGGGAGCGTCTCGTCCTCGTGCTCGGGCATCCCGAGTACTACCCGAGGTTCGGTTTCAGCCCCGCTTCCGGGTACGGAATCCGGCCAGGGTTCGAGGTGCCCGACGAGGCCATGATGGCGCTCGTCCTGAACGGTCCGGACGATTCCTCGTGCGTACCGCGGGGCACCATCAGTTATCCGGCCGCTTTCGGCGTCTGA
- a CDS encoding HdeD family acid-resistance protein, with product MARSKDAGAPRQETGSPAAKGARLSRSFGWLALLGAILAVAGLVGLVYTGLATLTSMLLFGWLLLIGGFVGLLHAVQSRGSNFFWLGVVVAALNLAAGVVVIRRPEVAAEALTMFAALLFLTGGVFRLVGSLVVRGPQFGWTLVQGAFGLLLGILVLGGWPSDSQYVIGCFFSLSLLFDGLGLIATGVGGRRIVSLVQPEESLKPEEEGQDQSHS from the coding sequence ATGGCCCGATCCAAGGACGCCGGTGCCCCCCGGCAGGAGACCGGCTCGCCCGCGGCCAAGGGCGCCCGGCTCAGCCGCAGCTTCGGCTGGCTGGCGCTGCTCGGCGCGATCCTGGCGGTGGCCGGACTCGTCGGCCTCGTCTACACCGGCCTCGCCACGCTCACCTCGATGCTCCTGTTCGGCTGGCTGCTGCTGATCGGCGGCTTCGTCGGCCTGCTGCACGCCGTTCAGTCGCGCGGCAGCAACTTCTTCTGGCTGGGCGTCGTCGTCGCGGCGCTGAACCTCGCGGCGGGCGTCGTCGTCATCCGCAGGCCCGAGGTGGCCGCGGAGGCGCTGACCATGTTCGCGGCGCTGCTCTTCCTCACCGGCGGAGTGTTCCGCCTCGTCGGCAGCCTGGTGGTGCGCGGCCCGCAGTTCGGCTGGACGCTGGTGCAGGGCGCCTTCGGCCTGCTGCTCGGCATCCTGGTGCTCGGCGGGTGGCCCAGCGACAGCCAGTACGTGATCGGCTGCTTCTTCTCCCTCTCGCTGCTCTTCGACGGCCTCGGCCTGATCGCCACGGGCGTCGGCGGGCGCCGCATCGTCAGCCTCGTACAACCTGAAGAAAGCTTGAAGCCGGAAGAGGAAGGACAGGATCAGTCGCACAGCTGA
- a CDS encoding cation diffusion facilitator family transporter — translation MGAGHDHGHTHGAPTTGTAANAYKGRLRIALTITIIVMFAQIIGGIMADSLALIADSAHMATDALGLGMALLAIHFANRPPTANRTFGYARAEILAALANCLLLLGVGGYVLYEAVERFITPAQTEGGLAVFFGVFGLVANMISLSLLMRGQKDSLNVRGAFLEVLADTLGSLTVIIAASVIMLTGWQAADPIASLVIGVMIVPRTVKLLKETLNVLLESAPKDVDMGEVRAHMLDLPGVEDVHDLHAWTITSGMPVLSAHVVVSSDALDAIGHEKMLHELQGCLGDHFDLEHCTFQLEPSGHAEHEAKLCH, via the coding sequence ATGGGGGCTGGGCACGATCACGGACACACACACGGGGCACCGACCACGGGCACGGCGGCCAACGCCTACAAGGGGCGGCTGCGCATAGCACTCACCATCACGATCATCGTGATGTTCGCCCAGATCATCGGCGGCATCATGGCCGACTCGCTCGCGCTCATCGCGGACTCGGCGCACATGGCGACGGACGCGCTCGGGCTCGGCATGGCCCTGCTCGCGATTCACTTCGCGAACAGACCGCCCACCGCGAACCGCACCTTCGGCTACGCGCGCGCCGAGATCCTCGCCGCGCTCGCCAACTGTCTGCTGCTGCTCGGCGTCGGCGGCTACGTGCTCTACGAGGCGGTCGAGCGGTTCATCACGCCCGCGCAGACGGAGGGCGGACTCGCCGTCTTCTTCGGCGTCTTCGGGCTCGTGGCGAACATGATCTCGCTGTCGCTGCTCATGCGCGGCCAGAAGGACAGCCTCAATGTGCGCGGCGCCTTCCTGGAGGTCCTCGCGGACACCCTGGGCTCGCTGACGGTGATCATCGCGGCGAGCGTCATCATGCTCACCGGCTGGCAGGCCGCCGACCCGATCGCCTCGCTCGTCATCGGCGTCATGATCGTCCCGCGCACGGTGAAGCTGCTCAAGGAGACCCTGAACGTCCTGCTCGAATCGGCGCCCAAGGACGTCGACATGGGTGAGGTGCGGGCCCACATGCTCGACCTGCCCGGCGTCGAGGACGTCCACGACCTGCACGCCTGGACGATCACCTCGGGCATGCCCGTGCTCTCCGCGCACGTGGTCGTCAGCTCCGACGCGCTCGACGCGATCGGCCACGAGAAGATGCTGCACGAACTGCAGGGCTGCCTCGGCGACCACTTCGACCTGGAGCACTGCACCTTCCAGCTGGAGCCGAGCGGCCACGCGGAGCACGAGGCGAAGCTCTGCCACTGA
- a CDS encoding CDP-alcohol phosphatidyltransferase family protein, translating into MQKPSVAELRPVVHPPGVKDRRSGEHWGGRLYMREISLRIDRHLVNTKVTPNQLTYLMTVCGVLAAPALLVPGIWGAVLGVVAVQLYLLLDCVDGEIARWRKQYSLAGVWMDRVGAYLTDAAVLVGFGLRAADLLGSGRIDWLWAFLGTLAALGAIMIKAETDLVAVARAQNGKEQVKETASEMRGSGMALARKAAAALKFHRLILGIEASLLILVLAIVDQVRGDLFFTRLGVAVLAGIAVLQTLLHLVSILASSRLK; encoded by the coding sequence ATGCAAAAGCCATCGGTAGCTGAGCTCCGCCCGGTTGTTCACCCCCCGGGGGTGAAGGACCGACGGAGCGGCGAGCACTGGGGCGGACGGCTCTACATGCGCGAGATCTCGCTGCGCATCGACCGTCACCTGGTGAACACCAAGGTCACGCCCAACCAGCTGACCTACCTGATGACCGTCTGCGGCGTCCTCGCGGCCCCGGCCCTGCTCGTGCCGGGCATCTGGGGCGCGGTCCTCGGTGTCGTCGCGGTCCAGCTGTATCTGTTGCTCGACTGCGTCGACGGCGAGATCGCCCGGTGGCGCAAGCAGTACTCGCTGGCCGGTGTCTGGATGGACCGCGTCGGCGCCTACCTCACCGACGCGGCCGTCCTCGTGGGCTTCGGCCTGCGCGCCGCCGACCTGTTGGGCTCGGGCCGGATCGACTGGCTGTGGGCGTTCCTCGGTACGCTCGCCGCGCTCGGCGCCATCATGATCAAGGCCGAGACGGACCTGGTCGCCGTGGCCCGTGCGCAGAACGGCAAGGAGCAGGTGAAGGAGACCGCGTCCGAGATGCGCGGCTCCGGCATGGCCCTGGCCCGCAAGGCCGCCGCCGCGCTGAAGTTCCACCGGCTGATCCTGGGCATCGAGGCGTCCCTCCTCATCCTGGTCCTGGCGATCGTGGACCAGGTCCGGGGCGACCTGTTCTTCACGCGGCTCGGCGTCGCCGTGCTGGCCGGGATCGCGGTCCTGCAGACCCTGCTGCACCTCGTGTCCATCCTGGCTTCGAGCAGGCTCAAGTGA
- a CDS encoding iron-containing alcohol dehydrogenase family protein yields the protein MPVLTRLIPSPVVVDIRPGALNDLAGVLADQRICSSTGKLAIAISGGSGAVLRDRLMSSLPGAEWFEVGGGTLDDAIKLADAMKKGRYDAVVGLGGGKIIDCAKFAAARVGLPLVAVATNLSHDGLCSPVATLDNDAGRGSYGVPNPIAVVIDLDVIREAPVRFVRSGIGDALSNISAIADWELAARERGEDIDGLAAAMARQAGEAVLRHPGGVGDDAFLQVLAEGLVLTGIAMSVSGDSRPASGACHEINHAFDLLFPKRAASHGEQCGLGAAFAMHLRGAREESGYMASVLRRHGLPVLPEEIGFTVDEFVQVVEFAPQTRPGRYTILEHLDLSTDQIRDAYADYAKAIGS from the coding sequence GTGCCAGTACTGACGAGGCTCATCCCCTCGCCGGTCGTCGTCGACATCCGGCCGGGGGCGCTCAACGACCTGGCCGGGGTCCTCGCCGACCAGCGGATCTGCTCGTCGACCGGCAAGCTCGCCATCGCCATCAGCGGTGGCTCCGGCGCGGTCCTGCGGGACCGCCTGATGTCGTCGCTGCCCGGCGCCGAGTGGTTCGAGGTGGGCGGCGGCACCCTCGACGACGCCATCAAGCTCGCCGACGCCATGAAGAAGGGCCGCTACGACGCGGTCGTCGGCCTCGGCGGCGGCAAGATCATCGACTGTGCCAAGTTCGCCGCGGCGCGCGTCGGCCTGCCGCTGGTCGCCGTCGCGACGAACCTGTCGCACGACGGCCTCTGCTCGCCCGTCGCGACCCTCGACAACGACGCGGGCCGCGGTTCCTACGGCGTACCGAACCCCATAGCGGTCGTCATCGACCTCGACGTCATCCGTGAGGCGCCGGTCCGCTTCGTTCGCTCCGGCATCGGTGACGCCCTGTCCAACATCTCCGCGATCGCGGACTGGGAGCTCGCCGCCCGCGAGCGCGGCGAGGACATCGACGGCCTCGCGGCCGCGATGGCCCGCCAGGCCGGCGAGGCCGTGCTCCGCCACCCCGGCGGCGTCGGCGACGACGCCTTCCTCCAGGTCCTCGCCGAGGGTCTCGTCCTCACGGGCATCGCGATGTCGGTCTCGGGTGACTCCCGCCCGGCGTCCGGCGCCTGTCACGAGATCAACCACGCCTTCGACCTCCTCTTCCCCAAGCGCGCCGCGAGCCACGGCGAGCAGTGCGGCCTCGGCGCGGCCTTCGCGATGCACCTGCGCGGTGCCCGCGAGGAGTCCGGGTACATGGCCTCGGTGCTGCGCCGCCACGGCCTGCCCGTGCTGCCGGAGGAGATCGGTTTCACCGTGGACGAGTTCGTGCAGGTCGTGGAGTTCGCTCCGCAGACCAGGCCGGGCCGCTACACGATCCTCGAACACCTCGACCTGTCCACCGACCAGATCAGGGACGCATACGCCGACTATGCAAAAGCCATCGGTAGCTGA